Sequence from the Microbacterium sp. 1.5R genome:
GAAAGTCCGCCCAGCCTTTCCGTCCAGGATCACGCCAATTCTGCTACAATGGTAGAGAGGCATTTCACCTTCTTTCTTATAGAGGCCCCGCATCGCCCTGGACGGTATGCGGGGCCTCAGCGCATATAAGGAAGATTCACAATGTCAAGCTTTGCTGACCTATTCGCGCAGGGAGAGCCTGCGAACGATGTCACCCCGGAATACCACCCCTTCGGACCCAACCACTCGCTGCGTATCAACGGCGTGGCCTACTTCTACGAACCGGCAGAAGACCGCTGGCTCCGTGGCACGGTCACCCCGGCGCAGATGGACTACGCCTACAGCCTGAGCGCGGAGGACATCATGTACGGCATGGCCGATGGGTCGATGCACGTTGCCGTCTGGGTGGTGACACGATGACCGCCTACGATGCTGCGAAGATCAAGCGCAAGGACGCCTTCTCCGAAGAGGGCAAGTTCACCCCCAACGCCCTAGCCGTAGCCGTCTCGGACGGCGTGGCGGTCGGACCAGACGGCACGCTCTGGAGCTACCAGAGCGGCGTCTGGCGCTCGGACCCCGATGTCATTGACCACCGCGTAGCGCGCGTGCTGCGAGACGACTACACGATTGCGCGCGGCTCGGTCGTGGAGCGTCTGGTCCGCTACCTGCCGACGACGGACAAGCTGGAGACACCTGAGCCGAAGCAGTGGGACCCCATCATTAACTTCCGCAACTGCATGGTGGACTGGCAGCGCCCGGACGGCATCCTGGCCTTCGACCACGAGCCAACCGAACACTCGATGATCCAGCTACCTGTGATGTACGACGCGGACGCTACCTGCCCGAACTTCCTGCGCTGGCTAGATGAAGTTCTCCCGGACGATATGCACCAGTTCTTCTGGGAGGTACTGGGGTACCTGCTCATGACCGGCAACCCTCTTCAGACAGCCGTACTGCTGCTCGGTGACCCGGGCACGGGCAAGTCCACCCTCCTCCACGTCCTGGAGGAGCTGCTGGGTCGTGAGAACCTGTCTGCGGAGTCGCTGAAGTCGCTGACCGAAAACCGGTTCTCGGCCTCCAGCCTCTACGGGAAGAGTGCCAACATCGTGGGCGATATTGATACCGCCTACATGAATGACACCAGCCTCTTCCTACAGATCACGGGCGGCGACACCATGACCCATGAGCGCAAGGGTAAGGACGCCTTCCCGTTCCGCCCGTTCGCGGTCCCGGTCTTCTCCACCAATAAGGTCTGGCAGTCTGCGAACACATCGGGCGCGTACTTCCGACGCTGGACGATTCTGCCGTTTGACCGCAAGGTGGACCGGTCGAAGCCGTTCGATGAGACCACCCTGTTTGATGAAACCTCGGGTATCGCCAACCATGCCCTGCATGCCCTGCGCGAGCTGTACTACCGCACGGCTCCGGGACCGAAGGGCGAGGACATCCCCGCCCGTCATTTCGAAATCCTCGGCTCGGCACGTGAGGCGCGCGAGCGGTTTGCTCGGGAGTCTGACCCGATCCGCGAATGGCTGGATGAGGATGAGCTGGTTAACGCGGACGCGGGCAATGACCGCATGCGCGTTGCCCGGACCACGCTCTACGCGCGGTACGCGAGCTGGTGCGAGACCAACAACGTGAAGCCGAAGACGGGACCGAAGTTCTATCAGTCGATCCGTAGCCTCGGGCACAAGGAAATCAAGTCCAACGGGACGCTCCACTTCCTAGGCATTGATACGTGGACCCGGGATACGGTGGCAGCATGAAGCGTCTAGCCGCCCTCGCGCTCGCGTCCGCGCTGCTCCTCACCGGCTGCGCAGCACCCACGCCCACGGACACGGCGATGTCTCGATGCATCGCCTTTGAGGTTGAGCAGATGGGTAGCTCGCCCGATGAGGCTCGGGACAATTGCGTCAGCATCCAGGACGCGACCACCCCGGAGGAGTTCCTGGAACTCTGGAGCGAAGAGTGAGCGCCGAACTCGCGGAGCTAAAGGCGCTCCAGCTCGACGCCCTCCGCAAGCAGCTCGAAGCCGCGCAGGACCTGGTGGCGTTCTACCGGCAGCAGTACCAGGACGCGCTGCGAGAGCAGACGCGTTAACGAAAGAGGCCCGGGCATTGCGCCCGGGCCTCTTGATGTCTACGGGCGCTGCTCGACCCTCAGGCCCTGGAGGCCCGGGTGTGCCTCCGTACGACTCTCCACTCTCACGCGGTCCAGACCTCGACCCTTCGTGACGGTGATGGTCAGGCGGTTATCGACCAGGGTTCGCTGCGCGTCCAGGTCCAGCGCGTCGAAGTACTCCAGCCATGCACCCAAGTCCATCGTCACGGACCCGTCCTCTTCCTCCACCAGGTCCTTCGTGGCGTCCGCCATGTGCCGAAGCAGACGCTGGACGTGGTTGGACACCCGGGACTCTGCAAGCTGCGCCGCGACCGCCTGAATCTCCAGACCCACGCGGTTTAGCTCCTTCTCGATGAGCGGGAAGGATGCACCCGGCAGACCGGCAGCGCGGGTCCAGCGGTCCCGCTCCTCTTCCAGCTCGCGGAGCTTCCCGGCGAGCGGACCCAGCGCCGCCTCACCCGGCTTGCCCGCCTCCTGGAAGAGGTCCAGAGCCAGGTACCCCTTGACGTGCGGCTCCAGGTCGCGGCGGTAGATGGTCGCGTGCGAGGAGTCAGCCGAACACTTGTAGTAGATCGAGAGGGCGCGCATGCTCGCTCCGCACTCGCAGCGTGCGATGCCAGACAGAAGGTGCTTGCGCTGAGGACCGGGGGACACCCGGCGCGCCTCATCTGCCAGGAGGTCCTGGACCGCGTGCCAGGTGTCACGGTCTACGATGCGTGCGACCTCGGGCGCGGCCTCGAAGCGCTCGCCTCCACGGACGACCCAGCCCGCATAGGAGGGGTTGGTCAGAATCTCGCGGACCCGCACGGGAGGCCTACCCCACTCGCCCGCGATGGACCGGAGCGAACGTCCTGTGAGGATGTCCTTGTACGCCTCCCGCACCTGGTCCGCCTCCTCGGGACGCTCCTCGATGTTGCGCAGCTCGAAGCCGAAGCGCCGCTTGCCCGGAACCGGCAGACCCCGGCGCGCCACCCGGTCCGCGTTTGCACGGACGGACCGCTCACCCTTGCGCCGAACCTCGAAGCGGGCGAGGGCGGCAATCATCGTGGCGCGGAACTCACCGTCTGCGGTGGAGAGGTCAATCTCACCGTCTACGGTCACTACCCGCTTGCCCGCCTCCAGGAGCGTGAGGAGGTCGCGCTGGCTGCGGACCATGCGGTCCAGGTCCACACTCACCACGACTTCATGCGGGGACGCGAGGAGCCGCGCCCACGCGCTCTGTGCGCCTCGCGCCTTGGTGGCGCTGGTGGCGTTGTCCTCGAAGGTTTCCGCGATGGTCCAGCCTCGCGACTCGACCAGTGCGCGGCAGCGGGCAAGCTGGCGCTTGATGCCCTCCGCATGCTCGACGGACTGACGCACATAGACCGCGACCGCGTTACTTGACATAGCTGAGATTCTATTCGCGCAACAGACTCATCGCCGCTCTCGGCGACGCGACGGTCGTGGTGGAGGCAGGGTGGCGGAGCGGTTCACTGAACACCGCAGGACACGCGGCTGCGCTCGGACGGCCGCTCGGTGCGGTGCCTGGGCCTGTGACCTCCGCATCGTCGGCCGGCTGTCATCGGCTTCTTCGTGAATACGACGCGAGATGCGTCACGACCACCGCCGAGATACGCGAGTTGTGGGGTGACGCCGCACCCGGGACGACCGTTGGCGGAGCCACGGACCCGGATCGGTCTCGGGTGCTCGACGCCCTGAGCAGTCGCTCCGCACGACCCGTTCTCGAGCTGTCCCGAAGATCGGGGCTCGCTCCCGAGAGGATCGGCGCCCTCCTCGGGCTCCTGGAGCTGGATGGGATTGTCACGCGCGTCGAGAGCGGATGGCGGAAACGGCCGGACGGAGAGCGGCGCGGCTGACACCGCGCGGATTCGCGCTCCTGCACACTTGATCCATGCAGTTCCAGGCAGCAGCACACGCCTTCACCGAGCATCTCTCCCGAGTGCGTCGGCTGTCTTCAGCGACTGTGCGGGCCTACCGATCTGATCTCCGTGATCTCGCGGAGACCGTCGGCGATCGCGAGCTCGAAGACGTCACACTCGAGACACTGCGCGACTGGCTGTGGCGCGCGACTCAACGGGGGGACGCGCGGTCAACACTCGCGCGGCGCGCCGCGGCGGCGCGGTCCTTCTTCAGCTGGGCGCAGGAGCAGCAGCTCGTCGCACACGATCCGAGTCTCCGGCTGGTAGCCCCGAAGCGGGGGCGGACGCTGCCCGTCATCGCCTCTCAGGACGCGATGACGACTCTTCTCGAGGCGCAACGGCACGCCGCCGCCGCCGGTGATCCGATCGCGCTCCGCGACCATGCGATTCTCGAGCTGCTGTACGGGGCAGGCATCCGAGTCTCCGAGCTGTGCGGACTCGATGTCGACGATCTGGACCTCGACCGGGGCACGGCGCGCGTGTTGGGAAAAGGCGCGAAAGAGAGGGTGGTGCCCTACGGTGCTCCTGCACGTGATGCCACCGGTGCCTACCTGTCTCGAGGGCGGCCCTCACTGGCAGCACGAGCTACTCGGCCGTCGCCCGCTCTGCTACTCGGCAGTCGAGGCGCGCGGATCGGACCGCGCGCGGTCTATTCGCTCGTCGCCGAGGTGCTCGCACCGTTCATCGGGGCGGACACGGTCGGCCCGCATGCGCTGAGACACACTGCCGCGACCCACCTCCTGGACGGCGGCGCGGACTTGCGAGCGGTGCAGGAGATCCTCGGCCATGCGAGTCTCGGTACGACCCAGATCTACACCCACGTGTCCGCCGAACGGCTGACCGCGACGTATCGCCTCGCACACCCGCGCGCCTGAACACCCGGTCACCGATTCATGGGGTCGTGCAGCAGGGGAGCAGCACCGCCCTGGGTACGGCGCCGAAGAGGAGCATCGGGTTGATGTACGCGCCATCCATTCGCACACCGAGGTGCAGAGTGCCGGGCGCCGCGTGGCCACCGGCAGCCACGGTGCCGATCACCTGCCCCGATGAGATCGCGTCTCCCGGCGAGAGCTCGGAGGACAACGGCTCGAACGTCGACACGTAGCCACCGGGGTGCTCGATCGTGATCAGAGGCCTGTCGACGACGGTTCCGCGGAATGCGATCGTCCCGTCGGCGGGAGCGCGGATCACAGCCCCCGGCGTCGTCGCGAGGTCCATCCCTCGATGGCCGGCACCGTACTCGTGCGCGGGAGCGCGATACGGCGACGCGATCGCGCGGCGCTCATCGGTCGGCCAGAGCCAGACGGGATACCTCTCACCTTCCGCGGATGACGCGCGCGCACGCGCCGGGATCGGAGCGACGAGAATCAGGACGACCAGCAGAAGGAACGCGATGGTCGCGCGTGCGCGGGAGTTCATGAGGCAATGGTCCGTCGCTCCCGCCGGCGGAGGGACGCGTCATCGCAACCCTCGCGATCCATGTGGGGAAGACATGGCTTCGGTGCATCGTGCAGGAGGAGTGAGGCCGCCGCATCCTGTATGCTGTTGGAGCACCTCGATCTCGGGGTGACTACGCGTGCCCAGAGCGACTTCGGTCGTGGCATCCACTCCCACTGGTCCTGATTCCACTCAGGCGGGTGTGCGCCCGGGCACCAGGGAGTTCGGTCGTCCGATCGACTCGACAACCTCAAGGGCGCAGAATCGCGCCGGAACAAGGAGACGACCATGGCTGTGGTCACCATCCGCCAGCTGCTCGACAGCGGCGTGCACTTCGGACACCAGACCCGTCGGTGGAACCCGAAGGTCAAGCGCTTCATCCTCACGGAGCGCAGCGGCATCCACATCATCGACCTCCAGCAGTCGCTCGGCTACATCGACAAGGCCTACGACTTCGTCAAGGAGACCGTCGCGCACGGCGGCACGATCCTCTTCGTCGGCACGAAGAAGCAGGCGCAGGAGATCCTCGCGGAGCAGGCCACGCGCGTCGGCCAGCCCTACGTCAACCAGCGCTGGCTCGGTGGACTCCTCACCAACTTCCAGACCATCGCGAAGCGTCTCGCTCGCATGAAGGAGCTCGAGGAGCTCGACTACGAGAACCCGGCTGCCTCGGGCTTCACCAAGAAGGAACTCCTTCTCAAGAAGCGTGAGCTCGACAAGCTCCACAAGTCGCTCGGTGGTATCCGCAACCTCACCAAGACGCCGTCCGCTCTCTGGGTCGTCGACGCCAAGCGCGAGCACCTCGCCATCGACGAGGCCAAGAAGCTCGGCATCCCGGTGATCGGCATTCTCGACACCAACGCCGACCCGGACGACTTCCAGTACCCGATCCCCGGCAACGACGACGCCATCCGCTCGGTCTCGCTGCTCACCCGCATCATCGCGGACGCAGCGGCAGAGGGCCTGCAGCAGAAGCACAACCCCGAGACGGGCGACGCTGAGCCGCTCGCCGACTGGGAGAAGGAGCTCCTCGAGGCTCCCGTCCAGGAGTCGGCTGACGCCGCAGAGGTCGATGACGCCGCAGCTGACGAGGCTGCCACCGTCGAGACCCCCGCTGCCGACGAGACCGCTGCTGACGAGGCCGGCGCCGAGGCGCACGACGAGGCCATCGCTGCCGCTTCCGGCGAGGAGACCGCTGAGGTCGCCGCCGCCGAGGCAGCAGACGCCAAGTAATTCCGCGACCACCACACACATCACGAAGCAAGGAGCCACCACACATGGCCAACTTCACCATCGCCGACCTCAAGGCGCTGCGTGAGCAGCTCGGAACGGGAATGGTCGACACCAAGAAGGCGCTCGAGGAGGCCGACGGAGACGTCGAGAAGGCCACCGAGATCCTGCGTCTCAAGGGTGCCAAGGGCAACGCGAAGCGTGCCGACCGTTCGACCAGCGAGGGCCTCATCGTCGCTCGCGAGCAGGACGGCGCAGTGACGCTGATCGAGCTCGCCTGCGAGACGGACTTCGTCGCGAAGAACGAGCGCTTCATCGCACTGGCCGACAAGGTCGCCGACGCTGTCGCGGCAGTCAAGGCCGACTCGGTCGAGGCCGGACTCGCCGCCCAGGCAGGCGACAAGAGCGTCGAGCAGGTCATCTCGGAAGAGGCTGCGATCATCGGCGAGAAGGTCGAACTTCGTCGCGTTCGCACGATCACCGGCGACAACGTCGAGGTCTACCTGCACCGCACGAGCAAGGACCTCCCGCCGCAGATCGGCGTCGTCGTCGCCTACACGGGTGACAACGCCGAGACCGCTCGCAGCATCGCGCAGCACATCTCGTTCGCGAACCCGTCGTACCTGTCCCGCGAGGACGTCCCGGCTGACGCCGTGGAGAAGGAGCGCGAGATCGTCACCGAGATCTCCCGCAACGAGGGCAAGCCGGAAGCGGCTCTGCCCAAGATCGTCGAGGGCCGTGTCTCCGCGTTCATCAAGCAGGTCGCACTGCTCGAGCAGGACTACGCGAAGGACAACAAGCTCTCCGTCGCCCAGGTGGCGAAGGACGCCGGTATCACCGTGACGGACTTCGCGCGCTTCAAGGTCGGCGCGTAACACCGTCGAAGGGGTTCGGATCACATGATCCGAACCCCTTCTTCATGCCCAGAAGGCACTATCTTGAATCG
This genomic interval carries:
- a CDS encoding recombinase family protein, yielding MLTGRSLRSIAGEWGRPPVRVREILTNPSYAGWVVRGGERFEAAPEVARIVDRDTWHAVQDLLADEARRVSPGPQRKHLLSGIARCECGASMRALSIYYKCSADSSHATIYRRDLEPHVKGYLALDLFQEAGKPGEAALGPLAGKLRELEEERDRWTRAAGLPGASFPLIEKELNRVGLEIQAVAAQLAESRVSNHVQRLLRHMADATKDLVEEEDGSVTMDLGAWLEYFDALDLDAQRTLVDNRLTITVTKGRGLDRVRVESRTEAHPGLQGLRVEQRP
- the tsf gene encoding translation elongation factor Ts, which gives rise to MANFTIADLKALREQLGTGMVDTKKALEEADGDVEKATEILRLKGAKGNAKRADRSTSEGLIVAREQDGAVTLIELACETDFVAKNERFIALADKVADAVAAVKADSVEAGLAAQAGDKSVEQVISEEAAIIGEKVELRRVRTITGDNVEVYLHRTSKDLPPQIGVVVAYTGDNAETARSIAQHISFANPSYLSREDVPADAVEKEREIVTEISRNEGKPEAALPKIVEGRVSAFIKQVALLEQDYAKDNKLSVAQVAKDAGITVTDFARFKVGA
- a CDS encoding tyrosine-type recombinase/integrase — protein: MQFQAAAHAFTEHLSRVRRLSSATVRAYRSDLRDLAETVGDRELEDVTLETLRDWLWRATQRGDARSTLARRAAAARSFFSWAQEQQLVAHDPSLRLVAPKRGRTLPVIASQDAMTTLLEAQRHAAAAGDPIALRDHAILELLYGAGIRVSELCGLDVDDLDLDRGTARVLGKGAKERVVPYGAPARDATGAYLSRGRPSLAARATRPSPALLLGSRGARIGPRAVYSLVAEVLAPFIGADTVGPHALRHTAATHLLDGGADLRAVQEILGHASLGTTQIYTHVSAERLTATYRLAHPRA
- a CDS encoding murein hydrolase activator EnvC family protein produces the protein MNSRARATIAFLLLVVLILVAPIPARARASSAEGERYPVWLWPTDERRAIASPYRAPAHEYGAGHRGMDLATTPGAVIRAPADGTIAFRGTVVDRPLITIEHPGGYVSTFEPLSSELSPGDAISSGQVIGTVAAGGHAAPGTLHLGVRMDGAYINPMLLFGAVPRAVLLPCCTTP
- a CDS encoding DNA primase family protein codes for the protein MTAYDAAKIKRKDAFSEEGKFTPNALAVAVSDGVAVGPDGTLWSYQSGVWRSDPDVIDHRVARVLRDDYTIARGSVVERLVRYLPTTDKLETPEPKQWDPIINFRNCMVDWQRPDGILAFDHEPTEHSMIQLPVMYDADATCPNFLRWLDEVLPDDMHQFFWEVLGYLLMTGNPLQTAVLLLGDPGTGKSTLLHVLEELLGRENLSAESLKSLTENRFSASSLYGKSANIVGDIDTAYMNDTSLFLQITGGDTMTHERKGKDAFPFRPFAVPVFSTNKVWQSANTSGAYFRRWTILPFDRKVDRSKPFDETTLFDETSGIANHALHALRELYYRTAPGPKGEDIPARHFEILGSAREARERFARESDPIREWLDEDELVNADAGNDRMRVARTTLYARYASWCETNNVKPKTGPKFYQSIRSLGHKEIKSNGTLHFLGIDTWTRDTVAA
- a CDS encoding DNA-processing protein DprA, which gives rise to MRFYSRNRLIAALGDATVVVEAGWRSGSLNTAGHAAALGRPLGAVPGPVTSASSAGCHRLLREYDARCVTTTAEIRELWGDAAPGTTVGGATDPDRSRVLDALSSRSARPVLELSRRSGLAPERIGALLGLLELDGIVTRVESGWRKRPDGERRG
- the rpsB gene encoding 30S ribosomal protein S2; the encoded protein is MAVVTIRQLLDSGVHFGHQTRRWNPKVKRFILTERSGIHIIDLQQSLGYIDKAYDFVKETVAHGGTILFVGTKKQAQEILAEQATRVGQPYVNQRWLGGLLTNFQTIAKRLARMKELEELDYENPAASGFTKKELLLKKRELDKLHKSLGGIRNLTKTPSALWVVDAKREHLAIDEAKKLGIPVIGILDTNADPDDFQYPIPGNDDAIRSVSLLTRIIADAAAEGLQQKHNPETGDAEPLADWEKELLEAPVQESADAAEVDDAAADEAATVETPAADETAADEAGAEAHDEAIAAASGEETAEVAAAEAADAK